In Struthio camelus isolate bStrCam1 chromosome 3, bStrCam1.hap1, whole genome shotgun sequence, the DNA window TCTCATTTTGATTTCAACAGTATTCTTACTCATGATCTGACccacaatttaaaaagaaaagaaaagaaaagaaaagaaaaaacagtatgaaCACAATTCGTTCTGTTTGACATGAAGAGGGGGGAAATAAACTTAAGAGAACTATATAATAGAATGACCAGTGCAGGCTTTCTTATTTTGAAAGTCCCCATCCGATTCCAGCTTACAGTTTGAGTTTGAAATCTAATTCTTCAGCTAAGGCTTTAGCATCTTGTTGAAAGATAAGATAGCCAATTCGATCTTGTATATCTACGTAGAATGCCATTCATCCTAGATAATACTGTTAGATGATCTTATTTCTCATAAAGACTAAAGGATATTTGAAACAGCAGCCAACCATACATAGATTTGCTCACTTTGCATTCCTGAATGTTAATTCAGGCTTTAGAAAGAGCTAGCAAAAAGAACAAGGAAGTAATCCTGCAAAAACTCCTTGTTCAAGGCTGATGTTCTATTGGCATCAGTGCAGCTACAATGCATCCAACACCAGTTATGGAATGAAGTCTGTAGATGATCTGATACTTCAGTACTGATTTTCTTCAGAGTTTCAGTGCTATAGCTCCTACCTTCTTTTGGCAAAATAGCTACTGCAGGAGAATGGTCAATCACTTTATAAAGCTCTCTATCCACATACTGATCAAGCTCAATGAGCCTTTCGGAGGATGACTGTGACATTCCATGATCACTTGTGACTATGACATTTATCACATCCCACAGCTTCGCTTTCTTCAGTTCAGATATAAGATATCCCAGCTTCTTGTCAATATCACTAATTATCAGTCCCATAAGCGGGTTTTCTGGGCCCAGAATATGGCCCATCTCATCAGGCTGTTCCCAGTATAGGAGACCAAAGTTTATGGGTTCTTCTGATGTAAACCAGTCAATAAGCCTAGCAACTCTATCTTCAAACGAAACAGATTCATTGTAGGGCATATAATTCGTAGGAAGGACTCCATGTATTTTCACATCTGTTCCAGGCCACATAGCAGCTCCGCTTTTATGTCCTTCCATCTGGTTCGTTACCCATATTGGACTGGCCTCTTCCCAGAACTTTGAGTTATAGATCTCCATTTTATTCATAGAGAAAGTTTCATTCAGAATAGGATCATACATCTCATTAGCAACTATACCGTGGCTTTCTGCATACAGACCTGTCACCATTGTATAATGATTAGGATACGTTTCAGTTATAAACACATTAGTGACCTGTTTGACATGAACACCATTCTTCATGGCATAATGAAAATTGGGAGTTGACACTCTATAGATGTAATCCCATCGAAATCCGTCAAAAGATACTAACAACACTCTGGGTTGGTCTTGCTGGAGAGGGAATGCACTTTGAAGAAACAGTAAGCAAACTGCTAAGACTGCCCAGTAACAGTTCACAGCTATTCTGGAAGGTATTCTTCCCCTCTTCTGAGGCAACATGGTATCTGTGGGGTAGAGACATAAGATTTGTTTGTATTAACCTGGCGGTCAAAATGATAACTTAGTTTAAGAATTGAGTAACTAAAATATCCCTTGGATACTTATACAGCTTGCTTTACTGCCACAGAGTACTCCAAACAGATGGGGAACCGAGACACTGCTATTTATTGAAAGAAACAGCTTGTTCAGCAACACAGTTCACAGCCACTGCTTTAACCACCACCACTGTCCATCTGCTTACTTTTTCCCCTCCCGCTCCAACTTTTCCTCTCATAATTTGAGAAGTTTTTAAGTATTTTCTGTGTTCAAAGTTGTAAGAAACTGTCCTAAGAGAAAGCTTCTGGTTGATGAGACTTAAGACAAGGGACAGTTCTCACCTTGAGAGCAACAAAGTCTATTTCCACCAGAATTTTCAAGTCCTCAGTAAAGTCTTTGGAGCATTGCTTCCCTTCCGCACCAGCGGACGCACTAGCACCAAGCTTGGTAACCCAGCACATGGGAAGAGGAAGCACACACTGGGACTGGAGTGCTCTGCGCCTGCACAGTACCCACCAGTGAGAGGCTATCAGCTAAAATCTGTTACAGTTTCTCACTCCCAGCACTCTGTATGGGATTATTAACATGCTGAAGACAACCTGTAATGGAGAAGTTATCAAATAAGCTCTGCATTTCAGACACAGCGTTACATAAAAGCCCTTTCCCAGCAGAACCTCCCTCTTTGTTACTGATATAAAATTCATGTTAATATTGCCCATTTTTTGGTTAAAGGCATCATTTAGCCACAAGATCAGGTAATGTTAAAACCACTCCTGCAGGTGGATAGTACTTATAAACAGATCATTTGATGTGCCCATTTTTCAGTAATCCTCTGGAACCAAAAACTACTGAAATTCAGCTGGAAAACAGTGAGTGTATTACCAGAAATCTATGTTAATACCCTGGCTACATACACAACCCAGTTAATATGAAAAGTTACACTGCTACAAGTATCTGAATACCACTGCAGTGATGTAGCTGCCATTTTGGTAGTGCACAAAGTATTTTCCGTGGGAAGTTTTCCTACTCCAATTTCCCAACTAAATCTCTCACACATATACTTACACCAAATAACCTAACTTGCAGGCAGCCAGATGTTATGCTTATGTGTAACACCTTCCAAAAGTAAAATCCAGGCCTAGAGTCTTACCGCAGAGTTAAATGACACTTCAGATGCATATTTCCCTTTTCAACACACACCACAGACCCAAGGCTACATCATTCTGTTCTCCTAGTTTCACCCCATCCTTCAGTGAACCTCGAAGAAGACAGTGAGAATGTGCTGtgtctctcctcccaccccaattTACCTTAGTCAGAGGCTGAGTCATAATTCTCCATTCTGGGGAGTGACAGGTATGAATTTAAGTCTTCTCAAGTGAAATCAGGTCCTTACTTCTGAATTTTACATAGCTAAAGATGTCAACACCATCTAATCTTTCAACCGTGTATTTTTAATGGGTAAAGTTATGTATTTTTAAGGTCTTGCAATCCTGCTCTGCCCTGAACACACCCCGAGCCCACCTACTGAACTGTGTCTTTCCAGAGACCTAAGCCCCACAGCGCACAGCTCTGGGGTCCTGGGGTTTTTCATGGGAAACTTACAGGCAAGACAGAGGCCTTAACTGCACAGGCAGGGAAACACCACGCAGAACTACAGGCACTTAGGGATACTTGGGACAGATAAGGACTCGCCCTGTGATCTGTTCAGTAATCCACAGCCAGACCAGCCAAGTGCACGGCGGCATCACAAGGAGGAGCCGGCACTCCTCACACCCAACAGCTTTCAAACCAAGACTGGACACCCTTATAAAAACTTCACCTCGCTCTGGCGGTACAACTAGGCAGTGTCAAACCCGGGCTCAAGAAACCACGTCCGTTCACCAGAGACCACCTCAACGTGAAGGCAGTCAGCCACCGAGGCCCGTTTAGACCTAATTAGTGAGACGAGAGCTGCTCCCCACCGCCGGGGCCCTCACCGTGGCCCTCGGCCCTCCCCCCGCCGTCAGC includes these proteins:
- the ENPP5 gene encoding ectonucleotide pyrophosphatase/phosphodiesterase family member 5; this encodes MLPQKRGRIPSRIAVNCYWAVLAVCLLFLQSAFPLQQDQPRVLLVSFDGFRWDYIYRVSTPNFHYAMKNGVHVKQVTNVFITETYPNHYTMVTGLYAESHGIVANEMYDPILNETFSMNKMEIYNSKFWEEASPIWVTNQMEGHKSGAAMWPGTDVKIHGVLPTNYMPYNESVSFEDRVARLIDWFTSEEPINFGLLYWEQPDEMGHILGPENPLMGLIISDIDKKLGYLISELKKAKLWDVINVIVTSDHGMSQSSSERLIELDQYVDRELYKVIDHSPAVAILPKEGKLDEVYEALANAHPNMTVYKKEQIPDRLHYKHNSKIQPILALADKGWVIVHNKSDHFLLGNHGYDNILPEMHPIFLAFGPAFRKNATKEVMNATDLYPLLCHLLGVNPLPNNGSFNDVKDILAEVVPRQPYPEARETESYAYFIGVSLGSILVLFFLFVFVKHLTRNQINTMQVQHTEIAQPLLQD